One Polyangia bacterium genomic window carries:
- a CDS encoding DUF5010 domain-containing protein, whose amino-acid sequence MRKHSDPDRNRPKAFGGARRPGERTAAAAAMAVEVMMVAMTGGLLVAAAGCIRLPPVTASSAPVAVPKEFIPVEAPFQLKPDFDGPCAHAEVIDVDLGNTPESLVRAAHCQITGQPASPQTVQTWARRMREDYYVRRIDVVRSLCAENKRDCKLSYSDPWLAEPDLPGAPERHTKRDIGAVMMFFFECPGGTNCDMNWANTHAPGMDGPVASLGMKPGQKAPYHPNQPGFWRRELLDAQYAGLSFLMLNTYGPDIEDGKLKPLLEALKSIDSPIQIALFDDTWTWGEPYFGDFWKHKPDLTDPDQAAKTIYNAKWKPFFSQIDKKNWYRFDGHPFIYFYNAGTLEPRTNAAATVAKLKALFKADFGEEPFVDVDIAYFDDPNMSNTADAKFKWMTFDIAQRRHRSTLHGHIIDHAMVRWDAVNRDRPGQIANEHDRCVKGGQILRRVLKDSLDADLLILATWNDLGEGTGVNRNYDYFADGHWLPPHYFMQLIRDSQSKGKQ is encoded by the coding sequence ATGCGCAAGCACAGCGATCCCGATCGCAATCGGCCGAAAGCGTTTGGCGGCGCGCGGCGTCCCGGTGAACGGACGGCCGCGGCGGCGGCGATGGCGGTGGAGGTGATGATGGTGGCGATGACCGGCGGGCTGCTGGTTGCCGCGGCTGGCTGCATTCGCCTGCCGCCGGTCACCGCGTCCAGCGCGCCGGTGGCGGTGCCCAAAGAATTCATCCCGGTCGAGGCGCCCTTCCAGTTGAAGCCAGACTTTGACGGGCCGTGCGCGCACGCCGAGGTAATCGACGTCGATCTGGGGAACACGCCGGAGTCGCTGGTGCGAGCGGCGCACTGTCAGATCACCGGCCAGCCCGCGTCGCCGCAAACCGTGCAGACCTGGGCCCGCCGCATGCGCGAGGACTATTACGTGCGGCGCATCGACGTGGTGCGCTCGCTGTGCGCCGAGAACAAGCGCGACTGCAAGCTGTCGTATTCGGATCCCTGGCTGGCCGAACCGGACCTGCCCGGCGCGCCCGAGCGCCACACCAAGCGCGACATCGGCGCCGTGATGATGTTCTTCTTTGAATGCCCGGGCGGCACCAACTGCGACATGAACTGGGCCAACACGCACGCCCCAGGTATGGACGGCCCGGTGGCCAGCCTGGGGATGAAGCCGGGCCAGAAGGCGCCCTATCATCCGAACCAGCCGGGATTCTGGCGGCGCGAGCTTCTGGACGCCCAGTACGCCGGCCTGTCTTTCCTCATGCTGAACACCTATGGCCCGGATATCGAGGACGGGAAGCTCAAGCCGCTGCTCGAAGCGCTCAAGAGCATCGACTCGCCGATCCAGATCGCGCTGTTCGACGACACCTGGACCTGGGGTGAGCCTTACTTCGGCGACTTCTGGAAGCACAAGCCCGACCTCACCGATCCCGACCAGGCGGCCAAGACCATTTATAACGCCAAGTGGAAGCCGTTCTTTTCCCAGATCGACAAAAAGAACTGGTACCGATTTGACGGTCACCCATTTATTTATTTCTACAACGCCGGCACTCTAGAGCCGCGCACCAACGCGGCGGCCACGGTGGCCAAGCTGAAGGCTCTCTTCAAGGCTGACTTTGGCGAGGAGCCTTTCGTTGACGTGGACATTGCCTATTTTGACGATCCCAACATGTCCAATACGGCGGACGCCAAATTCAAGTGGATGACTTTCGATATTGCCCAGCGCCGCCATCGATCGACTTTGCACGGCCACATCATTGACCACGCCATGGTCCGCTGGGACGCCGTGAACCGCGATCGTCCGGGGCAGATCGCCAACGAGCATGATCGCTGCGTGAAGGGCGGCCAGATCTTGCGCCGCGTGCTGAAAGACTCGCTCGACGCCGATTTGTTGATCCTGGCGACGTGGAACGATCTCGGCGAGGGCACCGGCGTGAACCGCAACTATGACTATTTTGCCGACGGTCATTGGTTGCCGCCGCATTATTTCATGCAATTGATTCGCGATTCGCAGAGCAAAGGGAAACAATAG
- a CDS encoding alpha-amylase family protein: MSNALHFSGRLSLWVALASVGCGYGSASPDAGAAMSPDAADANPGTAAPDAAVADGGGGDVVRLGPHGPGAVFVHLFEWKWTDIATECEAYLGPMGFAAVQVSPPSEHVLIAGRPWWQRYQTVSYSLAQSRSGNADEFRAMVKRCAAVGVGIYVDAVLNHTTGQPSGTGSNGTAFTKYSYPGLYTAADFHLPACAIADGDYVNAPDRVRTCELDGLADLATETDHVRQQTSGYLSALVTMGVHGFRLDAAKHMYPRDLDAILGLASTRAGINPYYFFEVIDSDGEAIHATDYLTTGQGAAEAVDITEFKYTVLADAFLNANGKTLADLRALGDPGGGLLPSDRAVVFVNNHDTQRASSLYYKDGPYYDLATVFMLAWPYGYPSVLSSFAFDRSTGAGRDQGPPSDAAGNTLPVYAPGATTPNCAADPLNATQGWLCEHRRPFVARLIAFRKQTAGAAVGNYWDNGANQLAFSRGDKGFVVINREAAALTRTFATALPAGDYCDVYQGAPGTGGCTGARVTVDGKGTASVTVAPASAVVIHVGAPAAP; this comes from the coding sequence ATGTCCAACGCGCTTCATTTTTCCGGCCGTCTTTCACTGTGGGTGGCGTTGGCGTCCGTCGGCTGTGGGTACGGCTCGGCCAGCCCCGACGCGGGTGCGGCAATGAGCCCCGACGCCGCTGACGCCAATCCCGGCACCGCCGCCCCTGATGCGGCGGTCGCTGACGGCGGCGGTGGCGACGTTGTGCGATTGGGACCGCACGGCCCAGGCGCGGTGTTCGTTCACCTCTTCGAATGGAAGTGGACGGACATCGCCACCGAGTGCGAGGCGTACCTTGGCCCGATGGGCTTTGCCGCCGTGCAAGTCTCGCCGCCCAGCGAGCACGTCTTGATTGCCGGCCGCCCGTGGTGGCAGCGCTATCAGACCGTCAGTTACTCGCTGGCGCAAAGCCGCAGCGGCAACGCCGACGAATTTCGCGCCATGGTCAAACGTTGTGCCGCGGTCGGCGTCGGCATCTACGTCGACGCCGTCTTGAACCACACGACCGGCCAGCCCAGCGGCACCGGCAGCAACGGCACCGCCTTCACCAAATATTCTTATCCCGGTCTTTACACCGCCGCCGACTTTCACCTTCCCGCCTGCGCCATCGCCGACGGCGATTATGTGAACGCGCCCGATCGGGTCCGCACCTGCGAGCTGGACGGCCTGGCCGATCTGGCCACTGAAACTGATCACGTACGCCAGCAGACCAGCGGCTATCTGTCGGCGCTGGTGACGATGGGCGTGCACGGCTTTCGCCTGGACGCCGCCAAGCACATGTACCCGCGAGATCTGGACGCCATCTTGGGCCTGGCCAGCACGCGCGCCGGAATCAACCCGTATTATTTCTTCGAGGTGATCGACAGCGACGGAGAAGCCATCCACGCCACCGACTATCTGACCACTGGCCAGGGCGCCGCCGAAGCGGTCGACATCACCGAGTTCAAATACACCGTTCTGGCGGACGCCTTCTTGAACGCCAATGGAAAGACCCTGGCCGATCTGCGCGCCCTGGGCGATCCCGGCGGCGGCCTTTTGCCCAGCGACCGGGCAGTGGTGTTCGTGAACAATCACGACACGCAACGGGCATCGTCCCTCTACTACAAAGACGGTCCGTATTACGATCTGGCCACTGTCTTCATGCTGGCCTGGCCGTACGGATATCCGTCGGTGCTCTCCAGTTTCGCCTTCGATCGCTCGACCGGCGCCGGCCGCGACCAGGGACCGCCCTCCGACGCGGCGGGAAACACCCTCCCGGTCTACGCGCCCGGCGCCACCACGCCGAACTGCGCGGCCGATCCCTTGAACGCCACGCAAGGCTGGCTGTGCGAGCACCGCCGCCCGTTCGTTGCCCGCCTGATCGCCTTCCGCAAACAGACCGCCGGGGCCGCCGTCGGCAATTACTGGGACAACGGCGCCAACCAGCTGGCCTTCTCCCGCGGCGACAAAGGGTTCGTGGTCATCAACCGCGAAGCCGCCGCGCTGACCCGGACCTTCGCCACCGCCCTGCCCGCTGGC